From the genome of Gloeocapsa sp. PCC 73106:
GGAGTATGATCAATTTTTATTAATTAACAAAAGGCTAATTGCTATAGGCGATCGCACTGAGGTAATTACTCCAGATAATCTGCAACAAGCCTATGGAGATAACGTGATTTTACTAACGCGTAGCTCGGATCAATCCCAACATGATTAAAAGCGATCGCAACTCAGGATAAAAAAATATAATATAGGCTATTAACATGAAAAAGCTACTTAATATTATGATCTATCGCGATATCATTACCATTGAGCCTGATAAGCGTGGGGGTAGACCCTGTATTCGTCGAATGCGGATTACGGTTTACGACGTTCTTGGTTGGCTAGCTGCTGGAATGTCTACTGCTGAAATTATTGATGACGTTGTGACTTAATACCTTAAAATAGTAGTAAAATGTAGTTAAACGTAATAATTGAGCTATGTACTTAACTCCTAAAGAAGTCTACAAAAAATACGGCTATCATCCTAAAACTCTTTCAACTTGGGCAAATGAAGGTAAGGTACTTTATATCAAATCACCAGGTGGCCACCGACGCTAGAAGAAGTTAAAACTATTGTATTAGCTCACCGCGATCGCCATGTCCGCTTTGG
Proteins encoded in this window:
- a CDS encoding DUF433 domain-containing protein translates to MIYRDIITIEPDKRGGRPCIRRMRITVYDVLGWLAAGMSTAEIIDDVVT